One stretch of Pigmentiphaga aceris DNA includes these proteins:
- the dxs gene encoding 1-deoxy-D-xylulose-5-phosphate synthase → MTSTLLDSIQSPADLKGLDRRELQVLSDELRAFVLESVSRTGGHLSSNLGTVELTIALHHVFNTPHDRIVWDVGHQTYPHKILTGRKNQMGTLRQEGGISGFPRRRESVYDAFGTAHSSTSISAALGMAVASRNAGTPRKHIAVIGDGAMTAGMVFEAMNNAGVTPDIDLLVILNDNDMSISPPVGALNRYLARLLSGSFYSAARNVGKAVLSKVPPVLELARRFEEHAKGMVTPATLFEELGFNYVGPIDGHDLDSLIPTLQNLRGQSGPRFLHVVTKKGQGYKLAEADPVLYHGPGKFDPAVGIATGGKASRKTFTQVFGDWLCDMAEADPKLVGITPAMREGSGMVEFERRFPDRYFDVGIAEQHAVTFAAGIACEGQKPVVAIYSTFLQRAYDQLIHDVALQDLDVTFALDRAGLVGADGATHAGNYDISFLRCIPNMVIATPSDEKECRLLLSACYQHVGPASVRYPRGAGVGAAEASGLEGVAIGRGVVRREGKGIAILAFGTLLHPALVAAQALGATVADMRFVKPIDRALILDLASRHDALVTIEDGAVMGGAGSAVSEALNEAGITIPMLNLGLPDQFIDHGDVAALMAGVGLDAAGIEASIRKRFAENLAPVAKVAAAD, encoded by the coding sequence ATGACCTCTACGCTGCTCGACTCCATCCAATCGCCGGCCGATCTCAAGGGCCTGGACCGTCGCGAGCTTCAGGTGCTGTCCGACGAGTTGCGGGCCTTTGTGCTCGAATCGGTGTCGCGCACCGGTGGCCATCTGTCGTCCAACCTGGGCACGGTCGAACTCACGATCGCGCTGCACCACGTCTTCAACACGCCGCATGACCGGATCGTGTGGGACGTGGGCCACCAGACCTATCCGCACAAGATCCTGACCGGCCGCAAGAACCAGATGGGCACGCTGCGCCAGGAAGGCGGCATTTCCGGCTTCCCGCGTCGCCGTGAATCTGTGTACGACGCCTTCGGCACGGCACACTCATCGACCTCGATCTCCGCTGCATTGGGCATGGCCGTGGCGTCGCGCAACGCCGGCACGCCGCGCAAGCACATCGCCGTGATCGGCGACGGTGCCATGACGGCCGGCATGGTGTTCGAAGCCATGAACAATGCAGGCGTCACGCCTGACATCGACCTGCTGGTGATCCTGAACGACAACGACATGTCGATCTCGCCTCCGGTCGGCGCGCTGAATCGCTACCTGGCGCGCCTGCTGTCGGGCAGCTTCTATTCGGCTGCGCGCAATGTGGGCAAGGCCGTGCTGTCGAAGGTGCCGCCCGTGCTGGAACTGGCACGTCGCTTCGAAGAACACGCCAAGGGCATGGTCACGCCCGCCACGCTGTTCGAAGAGCTGGGCTTCAACTATGTCGGTCCCATCGACGGTCACGACCTGGATTCACTGATCCCCACGCTGCAGAACCTGCGCGGCCAGAGCGGCCCGCGTTTCCTGCATGTGGTGACCAAGAAAGGCCAGGGCTACAAGCTGGCCGAAGCCGATCCAGTGCTGTATCACGGCCCTGGCAAGTTCGACCCGGCAGTGGGCATCGCCACCGGCGGCAAAGCCAGCCGCAAAACCTTCACCCAGGTGTTCGGCGACTGGCTCTGCGACATGGCCGAAGCCGACCCGAAGCTGGTTGGCATCACGCCCGCCATGCGCGAAGGCAGCGGCATGGTCGAATTCGAACGCCGTTTCCCAGACCGTTATTTCGACGTGGGCATTGCAGAACAACACGCGGTGACCTTTGCAGCCGGCATCGCCTGCGAAGGCCAGAAGCCGGTGGTCGCCATTTATTCAACCTTCCTGCAACGCGCCTACGACCAACTGATTCACGACGTGGCCTTGCAAGACCTGGATGTCACCTTCGCGCTGGATCGCGCAGGACTGGTCGGTGCCGACGGTGCCACCCACGCCGGCAACTACGACATCTCGTTCCTGCGTTGCATCCCCAATATGGTGATTGCTACGCCGTCGGACGAAAAGGAATGCCGTCTGTTGCTGTCGGCTTGCTACCAGCACGTCGGCCCGGCATCTGTGCGCTACCCGCGCGGTGCGGGTGTCGGCGCGGCGGAAGCCAGTGGTCTGGAAGGCGTGGCAATCGGTCGTGGCGTGGTGCGTCGCGAAGGCAAGGGCATTGCGATCCTGGCCTTTGGCACCTTGCTGCACCCGGCCCTGGTTGCCGCGCAGGCATTGGGTGCCACGGTTGCCGACATGCGTTTTGTCAAACCTATCGACCGCGCGCTGATCCTCGATCTGGCTTCACGCCACGACGCATTGGTCACCATCGAAGACGGTGCCGTCATGGGTGGCGCGGGCAGTGCAGTATCCGAAGCCTTGAACGAAGCCGGTATCACTATTCCGATGCTGAACCTGGGTCTGCCGGATCAGTTCATCGACCACGGTGATGTGGCTGCCTTGATGGCGGGTGTCGGGCTGGACGCTGCGGGTATTGAAGCGTCGATTCGCAAGCGTTTTGCAGAAAACCTGGCACCGGTCGCGAAGGTTGCGGCCGCAGACTGA
- a CDS encoding polyprenyl synthetase family protein, whose translation MNDLDLWMKACAARAERALDDYLPDADVAPERLHEAMRYAVLGGGKRVRPLLVYAAGEACQNGADHSAALDAAAVAVELIHVYSLVHDDMPCMDDDVLRRGRPTVHVQYDEACALLVGDALQAQAFDVLARLPVAPALTVQALQVLTVAAGSAGMAGGQAIDLASVGRQLTREELEGMHRLKTGALLRASAALGGIVVGAAPEQRRAIDTYAQAVGLAFQVVDDILDVTGDAAQLGKTAGKDAAADKPTYVSLLGLDAARALAESLREQAHAALAPLGSRAERLAALADFIVLRDR comes from the coding sequence ATGAACGATCTCGATCTGTGGATGAAGGCCTGTGCGGCGCGCGCGGAACGCGCGCTTGACGATTACCTGCCCGATGCCGACGTGGCCCCCGAACGCCTGCACGAAGCCATGCGTTATGCGGTGCTGGGCGGCGGCAAACGGGTGCGTCCCTTGCTGGTCTACGCGGCGGGCGAAGCCTGCCAGAATGGGGCTGATCACAGCGCGGCGCTGGATGCCGCCGCCGTGGCTGTGGAATTGATCCACGTCTATTCCCTGGTGCACGACGACATGCCCTGCATGGACGACGACGTGCTGCGCCGTGGCCGGCCGACCGTGCATGTGCAGTACGACGAAGCCTGCGCCTTGCTGGTCGGTGACGCCTTGCAGGCCCAGGCATTCGATGTGCTGGCACGTTTGCCAGTCGCCCCGGCATTGACCGTGCAGGCCTTGCAGGTGTTGACGGTGGCTGCCGGCAGTGCGGGCATGGCGGGTGGGCAGGCCATCGACCTGGCAAGTGTGGGTCGGCAGCTGACGCGTGAAGAACTCGAAGGCATGCACCGGCTGAAAACCGGCGCATTGCTGCGTGCCAGTGCTGCCCTGGGTGGCATCGTCGTGGGTGCTGCGCCGGAACAGCGCCGCGCCATCGACACCTATGCACAGGCCGTGGGTCTGGCGTTCCAGGTGGTCGATGACATCCTGGATGTGACCGGCGATGCCGCGCAACTGGGCAAGACCGCCGGCAAGGATGCGGCGGCCGACAAACCTACCTATGTGTCCTTGCTGGGACTCGATGCCGCCCGTGCGCTGGCGGAATCGCTGCGTGAACAGGCGCATGCTGCGCTGGCACCCTTGGGCTCGCGCGCCGAGCGCCTGGCCGCCCTGGCCGACTTTATCGTGCTGCGCGACCGCTGA
- a CDS encoding exodeoxyribonuclease VII small subunit translates to MPEQPKRTRGSKAAGAEAPLAFEAALAELESLVGTMEDGSLPLETSLAAYRRGVALVRICQERLADVEGQVKVLEADLLRPLGADEA, encoded by the coding sequence CTGCCCGAGCAGCCCAAGCGCACGCGTGGCAGTAAAGCCGCGGGAGCCGAGGCTCCGCTTGCTTTCGAAGCGGCATTGGCCGAACTGGAGTCGCTGGTCGGCACCATGGAAGATGGCAGTCTGCCCTTGGAAACTTCGCTGGCCGCGTACCGCCGTGGCGTCGCGCTGGTGCGTATCTGCCAGGAACGTCTGGCCGATGTGGAAGGTCAAGTCAAGGTGCTGGAAGCCGACCTGCTGCGCCCGCTGGGCGCGGACGAAGCATGA
- a CDS encoding aromatic ring-hydroxylating oxygenase subunit alpha translates to MADIGRVAHVTESRAQLPVSAYFDEARFAREMQSIFARSPRYVGHEKMLPEVGDYRSLRQEDGGRVLVRNQQGIELLSNVCRHRQAVMLGDVRPDASGEIRSSGNLGPGGNIVCPLHRWTYNGQGELIGAPHFAETPCSNLQKFPLQNWHGSLFEGPRNVAADLKGLPDRPEFDFSDYVLDSVKVHTCNYNWKTFIEVYLEDYHVGPFHPGLGNFVTCDDLEWEFGDWFSLQKVGVSDALADPGSRIYQKWHDKVLEFRRGKPPEFGAVWVTYYPTHMIELYPHTLVLSTLYPKSPQETVNIVEFYYPEEIVHFEREFVEAQQAAYMETAVEDDEIGERMDAGRRLLMQRGVNETGPYQSPMEDGMQHFHEWYRRQMDEPEARG, encoded by the coding sequence ATGGCCGATATCGGTCGCGTGGCACACGTGACGGAGAGCCGAGCGCAGCTCCCCGTCAGTGCCTATTTCGATGAAGCGCGTTTTGCGCGCGAGATGCAATCCATCTTTGCCCGGTCCCCACGTTATGTCGGGCACGAAAAGATGCTTCCCGAGGTCGGTGATTACCGAAGCTTGCGCCAGGAAGACGGCGGACGCGTGCTCGTCCGAAACCAACAAGGCATTGAACTCTTGTCCAACGTATGCCGCCACCGACAGGCGGTCATGCTGGGCGACGTGCGTCCGGACGCATCGGGCGAAATCCGCTCGTCCGGCAATCTTGGACCAGGCGGCAATATTGTCTGCCCGCTGCATCGCTGGACCTACAACGGTCAGGGCGAACTGATCGGCGCGCCGCATTTTGCCGAAACACCGTGCAGCAACCTGCAGAAGTTCCCGCTGCAGAACTGGCATGGTTCGCTGTTCGAAGGGCCGCGCAATGTGGCGGCCGACTTGAAGGGCTTGCCCGACCGGCCGGAGTTCGATTTTTCGGACTACGTGCTGGACAGCGTGAAGGTACACACCTGCAATTACAACTGGAAGACGTTCATCGAGGTCTACCTTGAGGACTATCACGTCGGCCCCTTCCACCCCGGCCTGGGTAACTTCGTTACCTGCGACGACCTGGAGTGGGAATTCGGCGACTGGTTCAGTCTGCAGAAAGTGGGCGTGAGCGACGCGCTGGCCGACCCGGGTTCACGGATCTATCAGAAGTGGCACGACAAGGTGCTTGAATTCCGTCGCGGCAAGCCGCCGGAGTTCGGTGCGGTGTGGGTGACGTATTACCCCACTCACATGATTGAGTTGTATCCGCACACGCTGGTACTGTCGACGCTGTATCCGAAGAGTCCGCAGGAAACCGTGAATATCGTCGAGTTTTATTACCCCGAGGAAATCGTGCATTTCGAGCGCGAATTCGTTGAGGCGCAGCAGGCGGCCTATATGGAGACTGCGGTAGAGGACGATGAGATCGGTGAACGCATGGATGCCGGTCGCCGCCTGCTGATGCAGCGCGGCGTGAATGAAACTGGCCCGTACCAGTCGCCAATGGAAGATGGCATGCAGCACTTCCACGAGTGGTATCGCAGGCAAATGGACGAACCGGAAGCACGCGGTTAA
- a CDS encoding methyl-accepting chemotaxis protein: MQLSLRGKLLLLVCTALLLLIGLEVWSLTSERKLLLQDKRTEVLSIAQAAHSVIGQFHESARAGKITEAQAQELATQAINGLRYSGADGRANYAFVLDSNAVYRAHGANPKLLSGINPDTFMVGKETLRAFTKRHFDLSRQSNGVHFEVVPIPRPGAQVPEPKLGVYLEYAPWGWMIGTGAYMDDIDAAVESSMKKGVVFTLVLIVLLLAAGWAVVRSITRQVGDDPRAVIAVMTRAANGDLTQTFPNAPPGSILASFGATSAATRAVLTRVRDEAAAMKRDAQRIADSVRQVSTAAAAQSEATSSVAAAVEQLTVSVGHISEAALETQRNSENVTEKCRAGQQEVETSTTGMGRIATAVGEASDKISGLAARAEQISAIAASIKEIAAQTNLLALNAAIEAARAGEHGRGFSVVADEVRKLAERTASATIEIEQTVGAVQRDTMASTSTMAHILPMVSEGKTATEHVARALGEIGTSADVSLERVREVANATREQSSASTSIAQQVESIAQMVEQTTAAMGETARSAEEVSAMADRLDALVASFKV, from the coding sequence ATGCAGTTGTCCCTGCGGGGAAAGCTGCTGTTGCTGGTCTGTACAGCGTTGTTGTTGCTGATCGGCCTTGAAGTCTGGAGCCTGACCTCCGAGCGCAAGCTGTTGTTGCAGGACAAGCGCACGGAAGTGCTGTCGATTGCCCAGGCGGCCCACAGCGTGATCGGCCAGTTCCACGAGTCTGCGCGCGCCGGCAAGATCACTGAAGCACAGGCACAGGAACTTGCCACCCAGGCCATCAATGGCTTGCGTTACAGCGGTGCCGACGGTCGCGCCAACTACGCCTTCGTGCTGGACAGCAATGCGGTCTACCGCGCGCACGGTGCCAATCCGAAGCTGCTGTCAGGCATCAACCCCGATACGTTCATGGTCGGCAAGGAAACCTTGCGGGCATTCACCAAACGCCACTTCGACCTGTCGCGCCAGAGCAATGGCGTGCACTTCGAAGTCGTGCCGATTCCCCGTCCGGGCGCACAAGTGCCTGAACCCAAGCTGGGCGTCTATCTGGAATACGCGCCGTGGGGCTGGATGATCGGCACGGGCGCGTACATGGACGACATCGATGCTGCGGTGGAAAGCAGCATGAAAAAAGGCGTGGTGTTCACCCTTGTTTTGATCGTGTTGCTGCTGGCGGCCGGCTGGGCAGTGGTTCGCAGCATTACCCGCCAGGTTGGCGACGACCCGCGCGCCGTCATTGCAGTGATGACCCGTGCCGCCAACGGCGACTTGACGCAGACCTTCCCGAATGCGCCGCCAGGCAGCATTCTGGCAAGCTTCGGTGCGACTTCGGCTGCCACCCGTGCCGTGCTGACCCGCGTGCGCGATGAAGCCGCCGCCATGAAACGCGACGCGCAGCGAATTGCCGATTCAGTTCGCCAGGTATCCACCGCCGCTGCCGCACAAAGCGAGGCAACGTCCTCGGTTGCCGCTGCCGTTGAACAACTGACGGTATCGGTCGGCCATATCTCGGAGGCTGCACTGGAAACCCAGCGCAACTCGGAAAACGTGACCGAGAAGTGCCGCGCCGGCCAACAGGAAGTCGAGACGTCCACCACTGGGATGGGACGCATTGCCACGGCGGTCGGCGAGGCCTCGGACAAGATCAGCGGCCTGGCTGCGCGCGCCGAACAGATCAGCGCGATTGCCGCGTCGATCAAGGAAATCGCTGCGCAAACCAATCTGCTGGCGCTCAATGCCGCGATCGAAGCTGCACGCGCGGGTGAACATGGGCGCGGTTTCAGCGTGGTGGCCGATGAAGTCCGCAAGCTGGCTGAACGCACGGCGTCCGCCACGATCGAGATCGAGCAGACGGTGGGTGCCGTGCAACGCGACACCATGGCGTCGACCAGCACCATGGCGCACATCCTGCCCATGGTGTCCGAAGGCAAGACCGCGACTGAACACGTGGCCCGTGCGCTGGGCGAGATCGGCACCAGCGCCGATGTATCGCTGGAACGCGTGCGTGAAGTGGCAAATGCCACGCGCGAGCAGTCATCTGCCAGCACCTCGATTGCTCAGCAGGTAGAGAGCATTGCCCAGATGGTTGAGCAGACCACGGCGGCGATGGGTGAAACGGCCCGCTCTGCAGAGGAAGTGAGCGCCATGGCCGATCGTCTGGATGCGCTGGTGGCGAGCTTCAAGGTGTAG
- a CDS encoding methyl-accepting chemotaxis protein has protein sequence MSSAPIFASDAGSGVKLRSPARSAARNGYSLRAKLLSLVVFAVAVLVALQVWALYTQRDILLDNKRTEILSIAQASLNLISKYHEAARSGKMSEAEAQRLAAEAVANLRYGGADGKEGYTFIFGKDARYQSHGVNPKAGELDPKASKIGAESLYDFTMRNFALARKNGGVHFQELNFPRPGGQVPVPKINVYVEYAPWEWLIGTGMYIDDIEKNVQERAMLTLGIGVVLIGLLLGIGWLIVRNVTRQIGDDPRNVISALERAAAGDLTQTFPNAPAGSILAGFGATSAATRSVLSQVREEASAMKRDANRIAESVAQVSTAASAQSEATSSVAAAVEQLTVSVGHISEAALETQRNSENVTEKCRASQHEVETSTAGMKRIATAVGQASDKIGGLASRAEQISAIAASIKEIASQTNLLALNAAIEAARAGEHGRGFSVVADEVRKLAERTASATVEIEETVGAVQRETRESTATMAHILPMMSEGASATEQVARALNEIGTSADVSLERVREVAHATREQSSASTSIAQQVESIAQMVEQTTAAMGETARSADEVSAMAGRLDELVARFKV, from the coding sequence ATGAGTTCCGCCCCCATCTTCGCCAGCGACGCCGGTTCTGGCGTCAAGCTTCGTAGTCCCGCTCGTTCCGCTGCCCGCAACGGCTATTCACTGCGCGCCAAGCTGCTGTCGCTGGTGGTCTTTGCGGTTGCGGTGTTGGTCGCCTTGCAGGTCTGGGCGCTGTATACGCAGCGCGATATCCTGCTCGACAACAAGCGCACCGAAATCCTGTCGATCGCACAGGCATCGCTAAACCTGATCTCCAAATATCATGAGGCGGCGCGCAGCGGAAAGATGTCGGAGGCAGAAGCACAGCGACTGGCCGCCGAGGCCGTTGCGAACCTGCGTTACGGCGGCGCAGATGGCAAGGAGGGCTACACCTTCATCTTCGGCAAAGATGCCCGCTACCAGTCGCACGGCGTCAATCCGAAAGCGGGGGAACTGGACCCGAAAGCCTCCAAGATCGGCGCGGAATCGCTGTATGACTTCACCATGCGCAACTTTGCGCTGGCTCGCAAGAACGGCGGCGTGCACTTTCAGGAACTGAATTTCCCGCGCCCGGGTGGACAGGTTCCGGTGCCGAAAATCAATGTCTACGTGGAATATGCGCCGTGGGAATGGCTGATCGGCACAGGCATGTACATCGACGACATCGAAAAAAACGTACAAGAACGCGCCATGCTCACCCTGGGCATTGGCGTGGTGCTGATCGGTTTGCTGCTGGGTATTGGCTGGTTGATCGTGCGCAACGTCACGCGCCAGATCGGCGATGACCCGCGCAATGTAATCAGCGCGCTGGAACGCGCAGCGGCGGGCGACTTGACGCAGACCTTCCCCAACGCGCCGGCCGGCAGCATTCTGGCTGGCTTCGGTGCCACCTCGGCAGCCACCCGCAGCGTGCTCAGCCAGGTTCGCGAAGAAGCGTCGGCCATGAAACGCGACGCCAATCGGATTGCAGAATCGGTGGCGCAGGTGTCCACGGCAGCCAGCGCACAAAGCGAAGCGACGTCATCAGTAGCGGCCGCGGTTGAACAGCTGACGGTGTCGGTCGGCCACATCTCGGAAGCCGCGCTGGAAACCCAGCGTAATTCCGAAAACGTGACCGAGAAATGTCGCGCCAGCCAACATGAAGTCGAGACGTCCACGGCTGGTATGAAACGCATTGCCACTGCCGTGGGACAAGCCTCGGACAAGATCGGTGGCCTCGCCTCGCGGGCTGAACAGATCAGCGCGATTGCCGCATCGATCAAGGAAATCGCCTCGCAGACCAATCTGCTGGCACTGAACGCCGCGATCGAAGCAGCGCGTGCAGGTGAACATGGCCGTGGGTTCAGCGTGGTGGCTGACGAGGTGCGCAAGCTTGCGGAACGCACGGCGTCAGCCACGGTGGAAATCGAAGAAACGGTGGGTGCCGTGCAACGCGAAACCCGCGAATCGACAGCCACGATGGCGCACATTCTGCCGATGATGTCCGAAGGCGCGTCAGCAACCGAACAGGTGGCGCGCGCCTTGAACGAGATCGGCACCAGTGCAGACGTATCTCTGGAACGGGTACGCGAAGTGGCTCACGCCACCCGCGAACAGTCGTCGGCCAGCACCTCGATTGCGCAGCAGGTGGAGAGCATTGCGCAGATGGTCGAACAGACCACCGCCGCCATGGGTGAAACCGCCCGGTCTGCCGATGAAGTCAGCGCCATGGCCGGTCGCCTGGATGAGCTGGTAGCGCGCTTCAAGGTGTAA
- a CDS encoding methyl-accepting chemotaxis protein has protein sequence MSGVKPRRYQFSLRAKLLVLVALAITLMIGLQAVALYTQRTLLINDKRTEILSMMQGLTSLVSKYHEAAKAGKITEEQAKQQAVQAITDLRYGGADGREGYAFALGNGSGFKAHGANPKLLDANPDTFMIGKETLRVFIARQFSLSPANGIHYEMLEFPKPGGQVPYPKINVYIKFAPWDWLIGTGVYIDDIDEAIMNRAKSALGISAALIAILLVAGLLIVRSVTRQIGGDPREVIAVMARAADGDLTQTFPKAPAGSILAGFGATSAATRDVLSQVREEASAMKRDAHRIADSVAQVSSATAAQSEATSSVAAAVEQLTVSVGHISDAALETQRNSENVTEKCRSSQHEVETSTAGMKRIATAVGQASEKIGGLASRAEQISAIAASIKEIAAQTNLLALNAAIEAARAGEHGRGFSVVADEVRKLAERTASATIEIEETVSAVQRETKESTATMAHIVPMMAEGAAATEQVARALGEIGSSADTSLERVREVAHATREQSSASTSIAQQVESIAQMVEQTTAAMGETARSADEVSAMAQRLDTLVSRFKV, from the coding sequence ATGTCTGGTGTCAAACCGCGACGCTATCAATTCTCCCTTCGCGCGAAGCTGTTGGTGTTGGTGGCGTTGGCCATCACACTGATGATCGGCCTGCAAGCGGTGGCGCTGTATACCCAACGCACGCTGCTGATCAACGACAAGCGCACCGAAATTCTGTCGATGATGCAAGGCTTGACGAGCCTGGTGTCGAAGTATCACGAGGCGGCCAAGGCAGGCAAGATCACCGAGGAACAAGCCAAGCAACAAGCCGTTCAGGCCATTACCGATCTGCGTTATGGCGGCGCTGATGGCCGGGAAGGTTATGCCTTTGCACTTGGCAACGGCTCGGGCTTCAAAGCACATGGGGCCAACCCCAAGCTGCTGGACGCCAATCCCGATACGTTCATGATCGGCAAGGAAACCCTGCGCGTGTTCATCGCCCGCCAGTTCTCCTTGTCGCCGGCGAACGGCATCCATTATGAGATGCTGGAATTCCCGAAACCGGGTGGCCAGGTGCCCTACCCGAAGATCAACGTCTACATCAAGTTCGCCCCCTGGGACTGGCTGATCGGCACGGGTGTCTATATCGATGACATCGATGAAGCCATCATGAACCGCGCCAAGAGTGCACTTGGCATCAGCGCCGCGCTGATTGCCATCCTGCTGGTTGCCGGCTTGCTGATCGTGCGCAGCGTCACGCGCCAGATCGGTGGGGATCCGCGCGAAGTGATTGCGGTGATGGCGCGTGCCGCCGACGGCGATCTGACACAGACCTTCCCGAAGGCACCCGCCGGCAGCATTCTGGCCGGATTCGGGGCCACGTCCGCAGCCACCCGCGACGTACTCAGCCAGGTTCGCGAAGAAGCGTCGGCCATGAAACGTGATGCTCACCGGATTGCGGACTCCGTTGCGCAGGTGTCGTCGGCCACAGCCGCGCAAAGCGAAGCGACGTCTTCTGTCGCGGCCGCCGTCGAACAACTGACGGTATCCGTTGGCCACATTTCGGATGCGGCACTGGAAACCCAGCGCAACTCCGAGAACGTGACGGAGAAATGCCGTTCCAGCCAGCACGAAGTCGAGACATCAACAGCAGGCATGAAACGTATTGCCACGGCTGTAGGTCAGGCATCCGAAAAAATCGGCGGACTGGCGTCGCGTGCTGAACAGATCAGTGCGATTGCAGCGTCCATCAAGGAAATTGCGGCTCAGACCAATCTGCTGGCGCTGAACGCCGCCATTGAAGCAGCGCGCGCTGGCGAGCATGGTCGCGGCTTCAGCGTGGTGGCCGACGAAGTGCGCAAGCTGGCCGAGCGCACTGCATCAGCCACGATTGAAATCGAGGAAACGGTCAGCGCCGTGCAGCGTGAGACCAAGGAATCGACCGCCACCATGGCGCACATTGTGCCGATGATGGCCGAAGGCGCAGCAGCGACCGAACAGGTGGCACGTGCACTGGGTGAAATCGGTTCCAGCGCCGACACGTCCTTGGAACGAGTACGCGAAGTGGCCCACGCCACCCGCGAACAGTCGTCGGCCAGTACCTCGATTGCACAGCAGGTGGAGAGCATTGCGCAGATGGTCGAACAGACCACGGCCGCCATGGGTGAAACCGCGCGTTCCGCTGACGAAGTCAGTGCCATGGCGCAACGCCTGGACACGCTGGTGTCGCGCTTCAAGGTGTGA
- a CDS encoding MFS transporter gives MAGSAIGYAMDGFDLLILGFMLPAISADLQLTPGQAGSLVTWTLVGAVAGGVIFGSLSDYYGRIRVLAWTIVLFAVFTGLCAFAQGYWDLLIYRTIAGIGLGGEFGIGMALAAEAWPAKHRARVSSYVALGWQVGVLGAALLTPLLLPYIGWRGMFLIGVLPAFAAWVIRSKLHEPEVFVRKVRVKGARAKTFGLLVKDAKTTRISVGIAILCAVQNFGYYGIMIWMPSFLANKLGFNLTKSAMWTSVTILGMMIGIFIFGQLADRIGRKPSFLLFQAGAIAMVLTYSQLNDPVTMLWAGALLGMFVNGMLGGYGALMSEAYPTEARATAQNVLFNIGRGIGGFGPVVVGALAAAYSFQIAIALLAAIYLLDMIATVFLIPELKGKELE, from the coding sequence CTGGCCGGTTCTGCAATCGGTTATGCGATGGATGGGTTTGACCTGCTTATCCTGGGTTTCATGTTGCCGGCGATTTCCGCCGATCTGCAACTGACGCCAGGACAGGCCGGGTCGCTGGTCACCTGGACACTGGTGGGCGCGGTGGCAGGCGGCGTGATCTTCGGGTCGCTGAGCGACTACTACGGACGCATCCGGGTGCTGGCGTGGACCATCGTGTTGTTTGCGGTGTTCACCGGGCTGTGCGCATTTGCACAAGGCTATTGGGATCTGCTGATCTACCGGACCATCGCCGGCATTGGCCTGGGTGGTGAATTCGGTATCGGCATGGCGCTGGCCGCCGAAGCGTGGCCGGCCAAGCATCGGGCGCGGGTGTCGTCCTACGTGGCCTTGGGCTGGCAGGTGGGCGTGCTGGGTGCCGCATTGCTGACGCCTTTGCTGCTGCCCTACATCGGCTGGCGCGGCATGTTCCTGATCGGTGTCTTGCCCGCGTTTGCCGCCTGGGTGATCCGCAGCAAACTGCATGAACCGGAAGTGTTCGTGCGCAAAGTGCGCGTGAAGGGCGCGCGTGCCAAGACCTTCGGGCTGCTGGTGAAAGACGCCAAGACCACACGCATCAGCGTGGGCATTGCCATCTTGTGTGCCGTTCAGAACTTCGGGTACTACGGCATCATGATCTGGATGCCAAGCTTCCTGGCCAACAAGCTGGGCTTCAACCTGACCAAGTCGGCCATGTGGACCTCCGTCACCATCCTGGGGATGATGATCGGCATCTTCATCTTCGGCCAGTTGGCCGATCGCATCGGCCGCAAGCCCAGTTTCCTGCTGTTCCAGGCAGGGGCCATCGCGATGGTGCTGACATATTCCCAGCTCAACGACCCGGTGACCATGCTGTGGGCAGGCGCGCTGCTGGGCATGTTCGTCAATGGCATGCTGGGTGGTTACGGCGCGCTGATGTCGGAAGCCTATCCCACCGAAGCACGCGCCACTGCGCAGAACGTACTGTTCAACATCGGCCGGGGTATTGGTGGGTTTGGCCCGGTGGTGGTCGGTGCCTTGGCAGCCGCTTATTCCTTCCAGATCGCGATTGCGTTGCTGGCGGCGATTTACCTGCTGGACATGATCGCCACGGTGTTCCTGATTCCCGAGTTGAAGGGCAAGGAACTGGAATAA